Part of the uncultured Desulfobacter sp. genome, GTCATGAGCCCGATGAGCATACAGGGTGACGCGGTGGGTTCGGCAAAAAAACAGTGGACATGATCACCAAAAACAAGCTTGAGCCCCAAGGTTATCCCGCCGGGCGCACCGCCCACCCCGCAGGGTAGGTAAACAAACAGAGGGTGTGCCTGGTCCACCACCCGCCCCGAAGCATCAAACTGTTCTTTAAGGCGGCCGGCGGCCACGGCATACCCCAACAGCAAAGCCAAAGAATTTTCATCATCTATAAAATGCATCCTGGGGTCCAGGCTTGCCTGCTTGCGCCCCGCAGCCACAGCCCGGCTGTAATCGGTTTCATACTCAACCACCGTAACACCGCACCGCCTTAAGCGCTCTTTTTTCCAAAGAGCGGCATCGGCGGACATATGCACAACCACCTTAAACCCGAGCGCCGCCCCCATGATGCCGATACTCAAGCCCAGATTGCCTGTGGAGCCGACAGCAATGCCGTAATTGGAAAAAAACCGTTTAAATTTATCCGAGGCAAGAATTGAATAGTCATCGTCCAAGTCAAGCAGCCCCTTGTCCACCGCCAGGGTCTCGGCGGTTTTCAACACCTCATAGATCCCGCCCCTGGCCTTGATGGAACCGGACACGGCAAGCAGATTGTCGCATTTAAGCAAAAGAGTACCGCAAACAGGAAATCTGTCCTGCAAACTGAGTTTTTCCTTCATGCCGGCAATTGCCCTCAGTGGTGATTCAATAATGCCCTTATCCCCACGGGTCAAGGGGAACACCTTTTCAATAAAGGGGGCAAACCGTTCCAGTCTTGCTTGCGCACCGGCCACATCTTCGTATGACAAGGCAATGGATTTAAAGGCAGTGCCTGCAGATTGATACCCCGGATTTGTCCAGAACACCTCCTGGCCTGCCATAATCTCTTTGATCAAAGGAAGTGCCTTGTGCCATTGTTCAATTGTTTTTCCTGCAATACGTTCAGCGTTCATAATTTTAAATAACGGCCATGGGGCGAACCAGGTCTATCATGACCCAGGCTTCGACCCACAACGAAGAATGAAAGAACTCAATTAAGTTATCGAGCTCTTTCATATAAAAATTTTGTTGTAAAATTAATAGGGATTATCAACTTGAACACTGAAAAACAACTCAAATTTTCAGAAACCTTGAATCATTGCTTCAGTTTACAATATCACCATCAACTGAAATCCGAGCATCCTAACCAGTTTCCTTTAAAAAATTGTCTTTAGGAGAATTGGGGCCTAATCATCAAGAACCGCCCACGGATTGCTATTGGTTTTGGATAAAAAAACATTGCCATATTTTACGGGCCTGGTAGGGTAATTGAAAAAAATGAATACTCAGAAATGACCATTGTTTTGCATTGCCGCCGCAACTTACGTAAAACTGCGTTTTTTTCAATGACAGCATCCCTTCACTGAGAATTGATGATGTGTTGTTAACA contains:
- a CDS encoding D-serine ammonia-lyase, which gives rise to MNAERIAGKTIEQWHKALPLIKEIMAGQEVFWTNPGYQSAGTAFKSIALSYEDVAGAQARLERFAPFIEKVFPLTRGDKGIIESPLRAIAGMKEKLSLQDRFPVCGTLLLKCDNLLAVSGSIKARGGIYEVLKTAETLAVDKGLLDLDDDYSILASDKFKRFFSNYGIAVGSTGNLGLSIGIMGAALGFKVVVHMSADAALWKKERLRRCGVTVVEYETDYSRAVAAGRKQASLDPRMHFIDDENSLALLLGYAVAAGRLKEQFDASGRVVDQAHPLFVYLPCGVGGAPGGITLGLKLVFGDHVHCFFAEPTASPCMLIGLMTGLHDKVSVRDFGLSNITDADGLAVGRPSGLVGKTLGPLISGVYTVSDNTLYRLLHTMADQESIFLEPSAVAGLSGPAGLLNSPEGKRYLHRKGLAEKMSDATHIVWATGGGMVPEPVMQEYYNKGAISPVRD